The Fluviispira vulneris genome includes a region encoding these proteins:
- a CDS encoding immunity protein YezG family protein, translated as MSHDINIYNKIGIILMDMALKNSKFILMRAELSQENDVCKFEFDCIDNENQLKWLTAGNEYGSQLNDLLVELRQFYISQNQPSWKGCEFRVNLETGKYSIDFIYD; from the coding sequence ATGAGCCATGATATCAATATTTATAATAAAATTGGAATTATTTTAATGGATATGGCTCTTAAAAATTCAAAGTTTATTTTGATGAGAGCTGAATTGTCTCAAGAAAATGATGTTTGTAAATTTGAATTTGACTGCATTGATAATGAAAATCAATTAAAATGGTTAACAGCAGGAAATGAATATGGATCACAATTAAATGATTTACTTGTAGAACTGCGTCAATTTTATATTTCACAAAATCAGCCTTCTTGGAAAGGTTGTGAATTTAGAGTTAACTTAGAAACTGGGAAATATAGCATAGATTTTATTTATGATTAA